A region of Staphylococcus sp. IVB6181 DNA encodes the following proteins:
- the pbp4 gene encoding penicillin-binding protein PBP4, translated as MKKIVILTMLIFFVSTIITPFSNADTQTKSPVQIANERGQNISEGFEPEGAVNISQTGQVLYDYNMDKKWYPASMSKLMTMYLTLKAVKDGKLSLDDTVKISEDNYRMSTLPELSNTKLYPGETYTIRELLQITVSASSNAAALILANQVSDSTSDFTDKMNKTAKDIGMNHTHFVNPTGAENRLLESFAPERYKDETRSTATARDFAILSQRVVQDTPKVLDFTKAIAPTQHGVTYYTFNWSLEGSELSLPGTDGLKTGSSDVADYNHTLTTKRDGFRIDQAIMGAGDFKNLGGDKERNKIGNSLMNQSFEQYKYVKVMSKGEHKINGKTYFVEKDLYDVLPQDFTKGDYKYVIEDGKLHIDYDRTFISKDYGPPSVDVNRPLTHKATTFAKSSWSEHPVLTIIGGAFVVAALAIVIYMIMELFRRKK; from the coding sequence ATGAAAAAGATAGTAATACTGACAATGTTAATATTCTTCGTAAGTACAATTATAACACCATTTTCAAATGCAGACACACAAACCAAATCCCCCGTTCAAATTGCAAATGAACGCGGACAAAATATTTCCGAAGGATTTGAACCTGAAGGTGCAGTCAATATCAGCCAAACAGGTCAAGTCTTATACGACTATAACATGGATAAGAAATGGTACCCTGCTTCAATGTCTAAACTTATGACTATGTACCTCACATTAAAAGCTGTAAAAGACGGTAAATTATCATTAGATGATACCGTCAAAATTTCAGAGGATAACTATAGAATGTCGACACTTCCAGAACTCAGCAACACGAAGCTGTATCCTGGCGAAACGTATACGATCAGAGAGCTGCTTCAAATTACGGTATCGGCTTCCAGCAACGCAGCTGCGTTGATTCTTGCGAACCAAGTTTCTGATTCTACTTCAGATTTTACTGATAAAATGAATAAAACTGCTAAAGATATCGGCATGAACCATACACACTTTGTAAATCCGACAGGTGCTGAAAACAGATTATTGGAAAGCTTTGCGCCAGAACGCTACAAAGATGAAACACGCAGTACAGCAACAGCAAGAGACTTTGCGATCCTTTCTCAAAGAGTAGTTCAAGATACACCGAAGGTATTAGACTTCACTAAAGCTATCGCACCGACACAACACGGTGTGACATACTATACGTTCAATTGGTCTTTAGAAGGTTCTGAATTAAGCCTTCCAGGTACAGATGGTTTGAAAACCGGTTCAAGCGATGTAGCGGATTACAACCATACCTTAACTACTAAACGAGACGGCTTCCGTATCGATCAAGCGATTATGGGTGCCGGTGATTTCAAAAATCTCGGCGGAGACAAAGAACGCAACAAAATCGGCAACAGCTTAATGAATCAATCATTCGAACAATATAAATATGTAAAAGTCATGTCTAAAGGCGAACACAAAATCAATGGTAAAACTTACTTTGTAGAAAAAGATTTATACGATGTCCTTCCTCAAGACTTTACAAAAGGTGATTATAAATATGTCATTGAAGACGGCAAGCTGCATATCGATTATGATCGTACATTTATCTCAAAAGATTACGGTCCGCCTTCAGTAGATGTCAATCGTCCATTGACACATAAAGCAACGACATTTGCGAAATCATCTTGGAGTGAGCATCCAGTGCTTACAATTATCGGCGGCGCATTCGTTGTCGCAGCACTTGCTATTGTTATTTACATGATTATGGAACTGTTCCGCCGCAAAAAATAA
- the tagD gene encoding glycerol-3-phosphate cytidylyltransferase, producing the protein MKRVITYGTYDLLHYGHIELLRRAREMGDYLIVALSTDEFNRIKNKKSYYNYEQRKMMLESIRYVDLVIPEDDWGQKERDVERYDVDTFVMGHDWEGEFDFLKDKCEVIYLKRTEGISTTQIKKELYGKDAK; encoded by the coding sequence TTGAAGAGAGTTATCACTTACGGTACATATGATTTACTGCATTATGGTCATATTGAACTATTAAGAAGAGCGAGAGAAATGGGAGACTACTTGATTGTAGCACTCTCTACAGACGAATTTAACCGCATTAAAAATAAAAAATCATATTACAATTACGAACAAAGAAAAATGATGCTGGAATCCATTCGTTATGTTGACTTAGTTATTCCTGAGGATGACTGGGGCCAAAAAGAACGTGACGTAGAACGTTACGATGTGGATACATTTGTAATGGGTCATGACTGGGAAGGCGAATTTGATTTCCTAAAAGATAAATGCGAAGTCATTTATTTAAAACGTACAGAAGGCATTTCTACAACCCAAATCAAAAAAGAGTTATATGGCAAAGATGCTAAATAA
- a CDS encoding glycosyltransferase family A protein, producing the protein MKISIIIPVYNSEDVIKKAVSSIDTKYDHEIICINDGSTDNTLEALETLQKENKHVKIISQTNKGAAASRNVGLGHITGDVFMFLDADDEFLPSRIDVMARRYEQNEDVEIVIGQTGRDYHGEWRTFPTHEEIKKDEIVNLSQCPAMLQSIGPRDKMFSARFKNLRFDEDIVFCEEHTFMAHAFNQAHDIQLLPDIIAGYNVRENSITARSVERFFDYMHDAYIVRQRVMDYLRMPNVQQFYSYRMDELIVSYMLQAYVTEKPKMTQALLDTVIQYIEGMQGTHYDGDALFRIVKVVEGGCSGWTLHFYKQWREALNKVGIGRPNYLAFKAQLVPKKTAFRGRAALKSALKR; encoded by the coding sequence ATGAAAATATCTATTATTATTCCTGTTTATAATTCAGAAGATGTCATTAAAAAAGCAGTGAGCTCTATCGATACGAAGTATGATCATGAAATTATTTGTATCAATGACGGCTCAACAGATAATACTTTAGAAGCACTTGAAACACTGCAAAAAGAAAATAAACATGTCAAAATCATCAGTCAAACAAATAAAGGCGCAGCCGCAAGCCGTAATGTCGGTTTAGGACATATTACCGGAGATGTCTTTATGTTTTTAGATGCGGATGATGAATTCTTACCGAGTCGGATTGATGTGATGGCACGCCGTTATGAACAAAATGAAGATGTTGAAATTGTCATCGGTCAAACAGGACGCGACTATCACGGCGAGTGGCGTACGTTCCCGACACACGAAGAAATCAAAAAAGATGAAATTGTTAATTTGTCGCAATGTCCAGCCATGCTGCAATCTATCGGACCGAGAGATAAAATGTTCAGTGCGCGTTTTAAGAACTTGCGCTTTGATGAAGATATTGTCTTTTGCGAAGAACATACCTTTATGGCACATGCCTTTAATCAAGCGCATGACATTCAATTGCTGCCAGATATTATCGCAGGTTATAACGTTCGAGAAAATTCGATTACAGCACGCAGTGTCGAACGCTTCTTCGACTATATGCATGATGCTTATATTGTTCGTCAGCGTGTTATGGACTATTTAAGAATGCCGAATGTGCAGCAATTTTATAGTTATCGTATGGATGAACTGATTGTCAGCTATATGCTGCAGGCTTATGTGACTGAAAAGCCTAAAATGACACAAGCTTTATTAGACACAGTCATTCAATACATTGAAGGGATGCAGGGCACGCATTATGACGGTGATGCACTCTTTAGAATCGTTAAAGTTGTAGAAGGCGGATGCAGCGGATGGACGTTGCATTTCTATAAACAGTGGCGTGAAGCTTTAAATAAAGTGGGCATAGGACGTCCGAATTATTTAGCATTTAAAGCACAGCTTGTACCTAAAAAGACAGCGTTCAGAGGTCGTGCAGCATTAAAAAGCGCACTAAAACGTTGA
- the tarB gene encoding teichoic acid glycerol-phosphate primase TarB, with product MRQVIKKVYLMTIKVLNTLLYKKKIKANHIVLFMSFKEDVLPLVERFNKEGYDLTVIGNVMDKKSVSDFEHVKFLANGNKNVVAQLNALATAKVIFIDNYYLLMGGYRKKAGQTVIQTWHAAGALKYFGLKDHSVDLANRQMVNQYMRVYNATDRYLVGGAPMEICFTNAFSAKPYQMLRFGLPRMQRYFTVNIEQQKEELKQRYGIKGKLAVYVPTYRENHQANRTIDKKRFEEALPGFTVINKLHPAAVKLGEVCTIATQHLFLMADVVITDYSSLAIEAGLINKPVLFYVYDQAEYESERGLNHFYWQIPEEYKAYNENELLSKLQEGREHYPPLFKDWHSYNSKETLNQISNYIKELVKR from the coding sequence ATGAGACAAGTCATTAAAAAGGTTTATTTGATGACCATCAAAGTGTTGAACACGCTGCTGTATAAAAAGAAAATCAAAGCGAATCATATTGTTTTATTTATGAGTTTTAAAGAAGATGTCTTGCCTTTAGTTGAAAGATTCAATAAAGAAGGGTATGACTTAACCGTTATCGGCAATGTGATGGATAAAAAAAGTGTCTCAGACTTTGAACATGTTAAATTTTTAGCCAACGGCAATAAAAATGTCGTTGCACAACTCAATGCACTCGCAACAGCTAAAGTAATTTTTATTGATAATTACTACTTGCTGATGGGCGGGTATCGTAAGAAAGCAGGGCAGACGGTTATTCAAACATGGCACGCAGCAGGCGCTTTAAAGTACTTCGGGTTAAAAGACCATTCCGTCGACTTGGCAAATAGACAAATGGTGAATCAATATATGCGTGTCTATAATGCGACTGACCGTTATTTGGTCGGCGGGGCACCGATGGAGATTTGTTTTACTAATGCTTTCAGCGCTAAACCGTACCAAATGCTCCGTTTTGGTTTGCCTAGAATGCAGCGTTACTTTACAGTGAATATAGAACAGCAAAAAGAAGAACTGAAACAACGTTATGGTATCAAAGGCAAACTTGCAGTCTATGTACCGACATACAGAGAAAATCATCAAGCGAACAGAACGATAGATAAGAAGCGTTTTGAAGAGGCACTGCCAGGTTTTACAGTTATTAATAAATTGCATCCTGCAGCAGTCAAGTTAGGTGAAGTGTGTACGATAGCGACACAGCATTTATTCTTAATGGCAGATGTAGTCATCACAGACTACAGCTCTCTGGCAATTGAAGCCGGACTGATTAACAAACCGGTGCTCTTTTACGTTTATGATCAAGCAGAATACGAGAGCGAACGCGGCTTGAATCATTTCTATTGGCAGATACCTGAAGAATATAAAGCTTATAATGAAAATGAGTTGCTGAGCAAGTTGCAAGAAGGGCGCGAACACTATCCGCCGCTCTTTAAAGATTGGCATAGTTACAATAGCAAAGAAACACTGAATCAAATTTCAAATTATATAAAAGAATTGGTGAAACGATGA
- a CDS encoding ABC transporter permease, producing MGALITVLKEHIKGFYLIHRLAQFQLKIANHNNYLGTAWEIINPLIQILVYWFVFGFGIRTNAPVDGIPFIYWMLVGISMWFFINQGILDGTRSIVSKFNQVAKMNFPLSIIPTYTVTSKLYGHLALLGIIIIFCIGSGIYPTIHIIQLFLYVPFAYIFTSAVALLTSTLGVLIRDTQMMMQALMRVLFYASPILWVAKPGTIVQKILMLNPMYFIAESYRAAVLYHNWYFIEHWELAVYNIFIVLFLYFVGSILHMRYRDQFADFM from the coding sequence ATGGGAGCATTAATAACTGTTCTGAAAGAACATATTAAAGGATTTTACTTAATCCATAGGTTAGCACAATTCCAATTAAAAATAGCTAACCATAATAACTATTTAGGTACAGCGTGGGAAATTATCAACCCGCTGATCCAAATCTTGGTTTACTGGTTCGTGTTCGGTTTCGGAATCCGTACGAACGCACCGGTTGACGGTATACCATTCATCTACTGGATGCTTGTAGGTATCAGTATGTGGTTCTTTATCAACCAAGGTATTTTAGATGGGACACGTTCGATTGTATCGAAATTCAATCAAGTCGCTAAAATGAACTTCCCATTATCTATTATTCCGACTTATACCGTTACTTCAAAATTATACGGACATTTAGCATTACTTGGGATTATTATCATTTTCTGTATCGGTTCTGGAATTTATCCGACGATACACATTATTCAATTATTCTTATACGTCCCATTTGCTTATATCTTCACAAGTGCTGTAGCGTTGTTGACGTCAACACTAGGTGTATTGATTCGAGATACTCAAATGATGATGCAAGCGTTAATGCGTGTATTATTCTATGCGTCTCCGATTTTATGGGTCGCAAAACCTGGTACGATTGTCCAAAAGATTCTGATGCTGAATCCGATGTATTTCATCGCAGAATCTTACCGTGCAGCAGTGCTGTATCATAACTGGTACTTTATTGAACACTGGGAACTCGCGGTGTATAACATATTTATCGTATTATTCTTATACTTTGTAGGTTCTATTCTGCACATGCGCTACAGAGATCAATTTGCAGACTTTATGTAA
- the tagH gene encoding teichoic acids export ABC transporter ATP-binding subunit TagH, translating to MKDVSVKMDNITKEYRIYRNNKERIKDALIPNHKNKTFYALKDVSMTAYKGDVIGLVGINGSGKSTLSNIIGGSLSNTEGKITKNGEVSVIAINAGLNAQLTGLENIEFKMLCMGFNRKQIKALTPKIVEFSELGEFIYQPVKKYSSGMRAKLGFSINVTIDPDILVIDEALSVGDQTFTQKSLDKIHEFKEAGKTIFFVSHNIGQVRQFCTKIAWIEGGRLKDFGDVKEVLPKYEQFLKDFKKKSKADQKAFRKQLDETRFVMK from the coding sequence ATGAAAGATGTATCTGTAAAGATGGATAATATTACAAAAGAATATCGTATCTATCGTAATAATAAAGAACGAATCAAAGATGCGCTCATTCCTAATCATAAAAATAAAACATTTTACGCTTTGAAAGATGTTTCGATGACAGCTTATAAAGGAGATGTCATCGGCTTAGTCGGAATCAACGGTTCCGGAAAATCTACCCTCAGCAACATTATCGGAGGGTCGCTTTCAAATACAGAAGGCAAAATCACAAAGAACGGCGAAGTGAGTGTTATTGCGATTAACGCAGGACTCAACGCGCAATTGACCGGCTTAGAAAATATCGAATTCAAAATGCTTTGTATGGGGTTCAACCGCAAACAAATCAAAGCATTAACACCTAAAATTGTAGAATTCAGCGAACTTGGCGAGTTTATTTATCAACCCGTTAAAAAGTACTCAAGCGGTATGCGCGCAAAACTCGGCTTCTCTATCAACGTAACTATCGATCCCGATATCTTAGTAATTGACGAAGCGTTATCTGTAGGCGACCAAACATTCACGCAAAAATCATTAGACAAAATCCACGAGTTCAAAGAAGCTGGAAAAACTATCTTCTTCGTGAGTCACAATATCGGCCAAGTCCGTCAATTCTGTACTAAAATTGCTTGGATTGAGGGCGGCCGTCTCAAAGATTTCGGAGATGTGAAAGAGGTTCTGCCGAAATACGAACAATTCTTAAAGGACTTTAAAAAGAAATCAAAAGCAGACCAAAAAGCATTCCGCAAACAATTAGACGAAACACGATTTGTGATGAAGTAA
- a CDS encoding DUF2294 domain-containing protein, whose amino-acid sequence MIDIANQNKTQAFANLVRAYRKSHIGKGPEQIKVFFKDNWAIAHMTGSLSKVENFYLRNTESKEFERMLKFGRTEEIKQLYKQHPPTQMEDLVGAKFVKLFTDVNLEDDEVISVFVFDRNIE is encoded by the coding sequence GTGATTGATATAGCTAACCAAAACAAAACACAAGCCTTTGCGAATCTTGTCCGTGCTTATCGTAAATCACACATAGGCAAAGGGCCAGAACAAATCAAAGTGTTTTTCAAAGATAATTGGGCAATCGCTCATATGACAGGCAGCCTAAGCAAAGTTGAAAATTTCTATTTGCGTAATACCGAAAGCAAAGAATTTGAAAGAATGCTTAAATTCGGACGTACAGAAGAAATCAAACAGCTTTATAAGCAGCATCCTCCAACGCAAATGGAAGATTTAGTAGGCGCTAAGTTTGTAAAATTATTTACAGACGTAAATTTAGAAGATGACGAGGTCATTTCAGTCTTTGTATTTGACCGTAATATAGAATAA
- a CDS encoding aspartate aminotransferase family protein, translating into MANAQEIFERDDKYFAHAGRIPYYPLIIDQAHGATLTDISGKEYIDLLSSASSQNVGHTPEKVVKAIQEQTNKMIHYTPAYMYHEPLANLAEKICGLSPGNYRKRVIFGLTGSDACDGIIKFARAYTGRPHIISFTNAYHGSTFGSISLSAISLNMRRKIGPLLPDVHHIPYPDSYRGMYGSTKPNTVEEYLAPLNEMFEKYLPPEEVACIVVETLQGDGGLLEPVEGYFEALEKLCKKHGILIAVDDIQQGMGRTGKWSSIEHFNFEPDLVAYGKSLAGGMPMSAIVGREEILESLSSPAHLFTMGANPVSCAAALATLEMLEEENLVEKSATKGKYAKDYMKKWEEKYDFIGNVRGLGLSIGIDIVKDKKTKERDNQAALKICNRCYERGLVIIAVAGNVLRFQPPLVITDEQLDYALKVLTETMQELEEGKLDDYQVEGQGW; encoded by the coding sequence ATGGCAAATGCTCAAGAAATATTCGAACGGGACGATAAGTATTTTGCCCATGCAGGGAGAATTCCTTATTATCCGCTTATTATCGATCAAGCACACGGGGCTACTTTAACAGATATCAGCGGTAAGGAATATATTGACTTGTTATCAAGTGCAAGTTCTCAAAATGTTGGTCATACACCTGAAAAAGTGGTGAAAGCAATTCAAGAACAGACCAATAAAATGATTCATTATACACCAGCGTATATGTATCATGAACCGCTAGCGAATTTAGCAGAGAAAATATGCGGACTGTCACCAGGAAATTATAGAAAAAGAGTTATCTTCGGTTTAACGGGATCTGATGCTTGTGACGGTATTATTAAATTTGCACGAGCTTATACAGGACGACCTCACATTATTAGCTTCACAAATGCTTATCATGGCTCAACTTTTGGATCTATTTCATTATCAGCAATCAGCTTAAACATGCGCAGGAAAATCGGACCATTATTACCAGATGTGCACCATATTCCATATCCAGATAGCTATAGAGGAATGTATGGTTCGACAAAACCTAATACTGTAGAAGAATATCTTGCGCCATTAAATGAGATGTTTGAGAAGTATTTACCGCCTGAAGAGGTAGCATGTATTGTTGTTGAAACACTTCAAGGCGACGGTGGTTTGCTTGAACCAGTAGAGGGCTATTTTGAAGCACTCGAAAAGTTATGCAAGAAACACGGCATTCTAATTGCTGTAGATGATATCCAACAAGGTATGGGACGTACAGGCAAATGGAGTTCAATCGAGCACTTTAATTTTGAACCTGATTTAGTGGCATATGGAAAATCTTTAGCAGGCGGTATGCCGATGTCAGCAATTGTTGGTCGGGAAGAAATCTTAGAAAGTTTATCCTCTCCAGCTCATCTATTTACTATGGGAGCGAATCCGGTCAGCTGTGCCGCTGCATTAGCAACACTTGAAATGTTAGAAGAAGAAAACCTAGTTGAAAAATCAGCAACTAAAGGAAAATACGCTAAAGACTATATGAAAAAATGGGAAGAAAAATATGATTTTATCGGTAATGTAAGAGGTCTAGGACTCTCGATAGGAATTGATATTGTTAAAGATAAAAAGACAAAAGAAAGGGACAATCAAGCAGCATTAAAAATTTGCAACCGCTGCTATGAAAGAGGTTTAGTCATTATTGCTGTCGCTGGGAATGTATTGAGATTCCAACCTCCGCTTGTCATAACAGATGAACAGTTAGATTATGCTTTAAAGGTACTAACAGAGACAATGCAGGAATTAGAAGAGGGAAAACTAGATGATTACCAAGTTGAAGGACAAGGTTGGTAA
- the thrS gene encoding threonine--tRNA ligase, which produces MSEQVIVTLPDQRKLEVEQGTTLYQAAQQIGSSFAKKAAVANVDGTLYGLNEYINEDCQVEFFTYEDEQGLEAIRYTLGYLAGEVLAKQGAKVAGFGANKEQFFVDFKPESNLKAADLEDVAKAVKKAISANHPIEIRELSKLEALDQFSDNAFMQHHIEQAQEPVKVAVHGDYKAVIDQPLVSNLSKVKHFSLQSISATNWLRDVNNESLQRAAGFAFADAKALEEHLAFIDKYEQINHRRLGKELDIFSFSEYAPGMPFYAHNGQVIRLELQNMLRQLQFESDYEEVYTPFIMDETLWKNSGHWDHYQDNMYFTEVDEQTYALKPMNCPGHMLIYKNHLHSYRDLPIRMAEFGQVHRHELSGSLNGLFRVRTFNQDDAHIFVRRDQIESEILEVLGLIHKVYSVFGFDYSIELSTRPDDYMGEIELWDFAEQSLENVLNQHNFEYTVNEKDGAFYGPKIDIHIKDALGRSHQCGTVQLDFQMPEKFDLTFVNQDGEKERPVVIHRAIYGSSDRFIGILLEHFGGNLPLWLAPVQLEVIPVNADLHLDAVKDLKRQLKAEGFRVDLDLSDEKMGYKIRQAHLKKVPYTLVVGDNEVENGTVAVRKRGDSEETSIDVKAFIEQLKAERDVLNSVE; this is translated from the coding sequence ATGTCAGAACAAGTCATCGTTACTTTACCAGATCAACGCAAATTGGAGGTGGAACAAGGCACAACACTTTACCAAGCAGCTCAGCAAATCGGTAGTTCATTTGCGAAAAAAGCCGCAGTTGCGAATGTAGATGGTACATTATATGGTTTAAATGAATACATCAACGAAGATTGCCAAGTTGAATTCTTCACATACGAAGATGAACAAGGCTTAGAAGCCATTCGTTACACATTAGGTTATTTAGCAGGAGAAGTTTTAGCAAAACAAGGCGCAAAAGTAGCTGGTTTCGGTGCGAATAAAGAACAATTCTTTGTGGATTTCAAACCAGAATCTAATTTAAAAGCAGCTGACTTAGAAGATGTCGCAAAAGCAGTGAAAAAAGCAATCAGTGCCAATCATCCGATTGAAATCCGTGAATTATCTAAACTCGAAGCATTAGACCAATTCAGTGATAATGCATTTATGCAGCATCACATTGAACAAGCACAAGAGCCTGTTAAAGTGGCAGTGCACGGTGATTACAAAGCAGTGATTGATCAGCCATTAGTCAGCAACTTATCAAAAGTGAAACACTTTAGCTTGCAATCTATCTCAGCAACTAACTGGTTGCGCGATGTTAATAATGAATCATTGCAACGTGCGGCAGGTTTTGCATTCGCAGATGCTAAAGCTTTAGAAGAACACTTAGCATTCATTGATAAATATGAACAAATCAACCACCGCCGTTTAGGTAAAGAATTAGATATCTTCTCATTCTCTGAATATGCACCAGGTATGCCGTTCTATGCACATAACGGACAAGTGATTCGTTTAGAGCTTCAAAATATGTTGAGACAATTACAGTTTGAATCAGATTACGAAGAAGTTTATACTCCATTCATTATGGATGAAACTTTATGGAAAAACAGCGGACACTGGGATCACTATCAAGACAATATGTACTTCACTGAAGTAGATGAACAAACATATGCCTTAAAACCAATGAACTGCCCAGGTCATATGTTGATTTATAAAAATCATCTTCATTCTTATCGTGATTTACCGATTCGTATGGCAGAATTCGGCCAAGTACATCGTCATGAATTAAGCGGTTCTTTAAATGGTTTATTCCGTGTAAGAACATTTAACCAAGATGATGCACATATCTTTGTACGCCGTGATCAAATCGAATCAGAAATTTTAGAAGTACTTGGATTAATCCATAAAGTATACAGCGTGTTCGGCTTCGATTACAGTATTGAATTATCAACACGTCCAGATGATTATATGGGTGAAATCGAATTATGGGATTTCGCAGAACAATCACTTGAAAATGTATTAAACCAACATAACTTTGAATATACAGTCAATGAAAAAGACGGTGCTTTCTATGGCCCTAAAATCGATATTCACATCAAAGATGCATTAGGCAGAAGCCACCAATGCGGTACTGTACAACTTGATTTCCAAATGCCGGAAAAATTCGACTTAACATTTGTAAATCAAGATGGTGAAAAAGAACGTCCAGTTGTTATCCACCGTGCTATTTACGGTTCAAGCGATCGCTTTATCGGTATTTTACTTGAACACTTCGGCGGCAACTTGCCATTATGGTTAGCTCCTGTTCAATTAGAAGTGATTCCGGTTAATGCTGACTTGCATTTAGATGCTGTGAAAGATTTAAAACGTCAATTAAAAGCAGAAGGTTTCAGAGTAGACTTAGATCTTTCAGATGAAAAAATGGGATACAAAATCCGTCAAGCACACTTGAAAAAAGTACCTTATACACTTGTAGTCGGTGACAATGAAGTTGAAAATGGTACTGTCGCAGTAAGAAAACGCGGCGATTCTGAAGAAACTAGCATCGATGTCAAAGCTTTCATCGAACAATTGAAAGCTGAAAGAGATGTATTGAATTCAGTAGAATAA
- the tarA gene encoding N-acetylglucosaminyldiphosphoundecaprenol N-acetyl-beta-D-mannosaminyltransferase TarA gives MRNHIHKHNKVDILSVPFDDVTMQEMREAVHDFIENDTTDNMFVVTANPEIVDYALEDHNYHALISEADYIIPDGTGIIQAGRILGTPLKERVPGIEFMAACLEIAERYHQRVFLLGAAENVVHAAVRELQNKYPNITFDAHHGYIDLDDEAVIRQVSRFNPDYVFVGMGYPKQEQWIKQHRHLLQHTLLMGVGGSIEIYSGTKKRAPYLFRKTNLEWFYRLITDWKRMARMRRLPSFVTKVFRKRLKK, from the coding sequence ATGAGAAATCACATACATAAACATAATAAAGTAGATATTTTATCCGTGCCATTTGATGATGTAACAATGCAGGAAATGAGAGAAGCGGTACATGATTTTATAGAAAATGATACGACAGATAATATGTTTGTAGTGACTGCGAATCCGGAAATCGTTGATTATGCATTAGAAGATCACAACTATCATGCACTCATCAGCGAAGCAGATTATATCATTCCGGACGGAACAGGCATTATTCAAGCCGGCCGTATTTTAGGTACACCATTAAAAGAACGTGTGCCTGGAATTGAGTTTATGGCTGCTTGTTTAGAGATTGCAGAACGTTATCATCAACGTGTCTTCTTGTTAGGTGCAGCTGAAAATGTAGTACATGCGGCGGTGCGTGAATTGCAGAATAAATATCCGAATATTACTTTTGATGCACATCACGGCTATATCGATTTAGATGATGAAGCGGTGATACGCCAAGTCAGCCGTTTTAATCCGGATTATGTCTTTGTAGGAATGGGTTACCCTAAACAAGAACAATGGATTAAACAACATCGCCATCTTTTGCAGCACACATTGCTTATGGGTGTGGGCGGTTCGATTGAAATTTACAGCGGCACTAAAAAACGTGCGCCGTATCTCTTCCGCAAAACCAATCTTGAATGGTTCTATCGTTTGATTACGGATTGGAAACGTATGGCTAGAATGCGACGTTTGCCTAGTTTTGTGACCAAAGTCTTTCGCAAACGATTGAAAAAGTAA
- a CDS encoding sugar O-acetyltransferase — MMTEKQRMLNGELYDSRDPELVKERHKARHANKAINNAFSIKERMQQFKQSIGKCGENPFIEPDIHFDYGYNIEIGDHFYANCNPIMLDVAKIKIGDHVLLGPNVQLITATHPLNPRERATGLELGYPITIGNHVWIGAGAIILSGITIGDNAIIGAGSVVTKDVPANKVYAGNPARYIKDVPLD, encoded by the coding sequence ATGATGACTGAAAAACAAAGAATGTTAAATGGCGAACTGTATGATTCAAGAGATCCTGAACTTGTAAAAGAACGGCATAAAGCACGGCATGCGAACAAAGCAATCAATAATGCGTTCTCTATCAAAGAACGTATGCAGCAATTCAAACAAAGTATAGGCAAATGCGGAGAAAATCCTTTCATTGAACCAGATATTCATTTTGATTACGGTTATAATATTGAAATCGGAGATCACTTTTATGCTAACTGCAACCCGATAATGTTAGATGTTGCTAAAATCAAAATCGGAGACCATGTTTTGCTCGGTCCGAACGTCCAATTAATCACTGCTACACACCCTCTGAATCCAAGAGAACGCGCAACAGGCTTAGAATTAGGTTATCCTATTACAATCGGCAATCACGTTTGGATCGGCGCAGGTGCCATTATCTTGTCAGGTATTACTATCGGCGACAATGCGATTATCGGTGCCGGCAGTGTTGTGACTAAAGACGTACCCGCAAATAAAGTTTATGCCGGCAATCCTGCACGTTATATCAAAGATGTACCGTTAGACTAA